The segment GGCGGGGCCCGTAGCCCCCTCTGGCGGAGGATCATGGCCCACGTCTTTCAAGTAGAGGTCATCCGCGTGGAAAACGAGGAACAGGCTGCCCTGGGCGCGGCCCTCCTGGCGGGGATAGGAGTCGGTCTCTACGCTGGGGCCGATGAAGCTTGCGCCCGAGCCGTCCGCTACGGAGAGGCGGCCTTACCGGGTGAGGAAGAAGTGAAACGCTACGAGGAATGTTATGAGCGCTACCGGCGACTCTACCCGACGCTCAAAGGGGAATTTCACGGCCTGGCCAACGCCGACCACTGAAGTCGCGGCAACGGTTGCGAGGCCCACCTTCGTGGGCTGGACAGTCAAAGGTGCATGTAGGTGAGAACATCGGATCTGCGCCAAAGGTCAATGCACCGGCCTGAAGAGCCGCTGTTGGGCAGGATTTGACCGCTGGGCGAGGGGTCCCAGCATGGCCTGTTTACTGCAGCGGAGCTACAGAATCTCTGCGCTTGGTGAATTGAGGATCACCGGGAGCAGTGAAGGGAGTGAGGCCCCCTCATTCAGCTGTGGGTCCTTTTCAGCCGTAAAGAAGGTAAAGATCAAGCCCGAGTCGAAGGGAACATAGGCAAGAGCATCTTCATTTCTCTGATGACCATCTTTATGCCCTGGCGGGTGGAGAGCACGCGCCGCATGGTCACGTCGTTCTGGATGCGCGTTTCGGCGTCAAAGTAGAATGACTCGTCGAATGAAATACCCGCCGTGTGATACCACCAATTAGGGTTGAAGACGAGTTCAACAGGCAGGAATTCCCTGGCGGTGATGGGTGTCATAGAGGCCACCTTGGGGACGGCTGGTGGTCTTTCAAGCACAGAGGTGATGAATGTCTTGGTACAGTTGCTGTTGCACATATGGATCCTCCACATAGGTAACCACCATCAGCTTCGTTCCAGGTGTCCACAAGCGCTTTACACGTTCCAGCACCTCGTCGGAATCACCGACAATGCGTGCTTGCACAATGACGCCGGTGTCCACGAACGCATCCTGGAAGGCTTCGCAGTCATTGTGGCCCGGATCGGTCTGGGGGCTGAACGCACCGTCAACCATAGTCAGATTGGGGATTTCCCTGACGGCCTCGATCCATCTGGTCCAGTTGCCGCAAGAGTGAATAGCCGTGCCACCGAAGTGAGCGCCGATCCGGGTGTCATTGGGAACGCAGGACTCCTCGTACATGCGCGGCGAGATCATCACCAGGTTGTCGTCGCTGAGACCGATACCGGTGCCGGCGCAAGAGCTGGCAAATCCGTGCCCGGGCCGGGCCAGTGTGTCGCCGATGAGCTCACTTTGCCTCTGCGTGAAGTCTATGATGGCGTCCGTTACTGCTGCCAGCATCTCCTTGACCTTGTCGGGTGCCTCGTGGAACGCCAGGAAGAATTCGCTGATGTCTACCAGTTGGGCAGCCACGCTAAGCGGGGACTGGATATCCGTCCAG is part of the Candidatus Neomarinimicrobiota bacterium genome and harbors:
- a CDS encoding uroporphyrinogen decarboxylase family protein — protein: MPSTTSFDYTLKDAQAMSVTPVEPADFDLGRYEAHALAADQRYAEFLRKKEGIAVWQRVRVGEVFRDGCRDMQQSLRWQLGGLAKSLAYATDAPTYLEPWYGIGITASAFGADYDWPEGQAPVVRYLYKSIKDVPELLPGDFGQVPIMRHTLETIEYFLEETRRCVPISWTDIQSPLSVAAQLVDISEFFLAFHEAPDKVKEMLAAVTDAIIDFTQRQSELIGDTLARPGHGFASSCAGTGIGLSDDNLVMISPRMYEESCVPNDTRIGAHFGGTAIHSCGNWTRWIEAVREIPNLTMVDGAFSPQTDPGHNDCEAFQDAFVDTGVIVQARIVGDSDEVLERVKRLWTPGTKLMVVTYVEDPYVQQQLYQDIHHLCA
- a CDS encoding FGGY-family carbohydrate kinase; amino-acid sequence: GGARSPLWRRIMAHVFQVEVIRVENEEQAALGAALLAGIGVGLYAGADEACARAVRYGEAALPGEEEVKRYEECYERYRRLYPTLKGEFHGLANADH